GATGTCCTGCTTACGGTCATCGACAACGGTTCTTCCGGACTCACAACATTCCAGAATGAAAGTGAGATCGAAACTGAACAGCCACATGAGGAGAGCGGTCACGGGTTAGACAACATCCGCAGGCGGCTCCACCTTTGTTTTGGTGATCATGCACATCTGGAGCTTGCTCCGATATCTGAGGGAGGAACTCTTGTGTCTGTCAGGTGGCCCTGTACGTATGAACAAATCGATCTGAGGTGAGAAGATGAACGTACTACTCGTGGATGACGAACCGTTGGAGCTGGACCAACTCGAGTATTTGATTCAGCCCATGTTCCCCTTGTGGAAATTCTACAAGGCCGCAGATGGCAGTCAAGCCATGGCGATCAGCCAGAAGGTTCCTCTTCATCTCGCCTTTCTGGACATTAATCTTCCGGGGAAATCCGGGCTGGTGCTTGGCGAAGAGCTGAGAGCCCAGCACAAAGACATCGAGCTCATCATTGTCACGGCTTATCAAGATTTCCATTATGCCAAGCAATCGATCCGTCTCGGTGTCGTGGATTACATCACGAAGCCCGTCATTGAGAGCGAGCTGGTCGACATTCTGAAAAAATATCAGAAGAGCCCTGCCCTCTCCGCTTACACCCGAATTATTTCCGATGCGATGAACATCATTCATCAAAAATTCGCGGAGAAGCTGAATTTGGCTGATCTTGCCGCAGAAGTCCATATCAATCCTACCTATTTGAGCCGCCGTTTTCATGAAGAAGTAGGCGTCTCATTCTCTGAGTATTTAATGCAGTACCGCATTCAAATGTCGAAGAAGTTCCTGATCGCTCATCCTGATTGGAGCATATCGACGGTTGCCGAGCGAACTGGCTTCAACAGCCAACACTATTTCAGCACCATTTTTCGCAAGGTAGTGGGGAAAACCCCGAAAGAATACCGGGACAAGGGGAATGTATCTTGACCTACTTATCGTTTCGCGAATACATGGTAGGTGCAGCAAAGATCGGCATTGGGCTTGGGGTCGTCTCGATCCTCGCCCGCTGGGTGACCGGAAACACGATCTTCGGTTCACCGGAAGCACTCGTCAAATACGGGATATTTGGCGGGATCGGCTTCGCTTTGATGGGAGCATTTGCCCTCAGTATGTTTGGACTGCTTGGGCGTAAGGTCCGCCGTGAGTTATCAGAAGGGATGACCATCGGGGATTACATGCGGGACAAGCTGCATCCTTTTGGTTACTGGTTGATGATCATCATCCTTTTGATTACCACGATTGAAGCGATGTTCGTCCAGGGAATGGCTGGGGGCGTATTGCTGAACATCTTGTTTGGCTTACCGATCCCGCTCGGCTTGCTCTGTTTTTTTGGATTTTGTGTGCTGTTTGCAGGCATCGGAGGTATCCGCTCGATCCATCGTTTTGCCATCGTGCAAATTGTCATTACGTTTGCGGCCATCATCCTGATTCCCGTCTACTTTTTCGTTGGAAAAGGGGTCGAGCACGTCTATAACGGACTGCGCCTTTACCATCCTTACCTTCTGGTGCTCAACAACAACGAGGGTCTTTTTTTTATCATTACCGGGCTGTTAATTGGGTTTGGTCAAGTGTTTGTCGATCAGGCATCGTGGCAGCGGCTCTATATGATGGAAGAGAAAAAGATCGTCCCTACCTTTCTGGTGTCCGGACTCATTTTTGCCACCGTACCACTGGCGTTTTCCTCGCTGATCATCATCGTTCTTTTTACGGGCGGCTTTGATGATATTTACTCGCTGTTGTTTGATCTCGTACGCAAGATTGACACGATGATATTGCTTGTATTATTTGTCCTCTGTGCCTTTGGTGCGATCATGTCCGCTTTTGGTGCAGGTCTTCATTCTATGATCAGTCTGATGGTCAACAACGTCTATCAACTGTTCCGCCCAGACTCTTCTGAACGGCAAAAAATCCGTTTGGGCTACATCCTTGCCATTGCCATCGGCGCGCTTTCGTATGGTTTGACGATCTACTTTCAGCCGACCTTGCTGGATTTGCTGTTCTTCTTTGGCATTATTTATGCCTCGCTGTTTTTGCCTGTCGTCGTCATCGTGTTGACGAAGGGGAAGGCACCTACTTTCATTTTGATCAGCGCAGTAATGGGATTCGTCGCAGGCTATAGCAGCCGGATGTACGTCGATCCGATGATGGCAATCTGGATTGCCTCCTTATGTACAGCTCTGGTCTTAACGGCCTACTTGTCCATGACCTGGCTATGGAAACGGTACATCCGAACGCCGGATCACACTCGCTGACCCACAGGAAGGAACGAATCCTATGCTACGCTCCTACTTGCTACTCATTTTTTGCGTAACCGCTTGGGGCAGCAATTTCGTCTTCGGGAAAATGCTCGTCGCCGAGTTTTCTCCGCTCTTTTTGTCGGCTATGCGTCTCTTGTTTATCGTGTTGTTTCTGCTCATTTGGTCCAGAAGGCGTCTAAAAATGCCAAAGCTCTCTCGTACGGACTGGCTCTTGCTCGCGGTACTGGGAGTTGTCGGCGTATTCATCAACCAGTGGTCCTTCTATAAAGGTCTCGTTACAGCTGATCCGACCACCTCTGCCCTGATCCTGGCGCTGACGCCGATTACAACGGCTCTCTTGGCTGCCTTGTTCTTGAAAGAATCGCTGACTGGCCG
This genomic stretch from Brevibacillus sp. DP1.3A harbors:
- a CDS encoding AraC family transcriptional regulator; the protein is MNVLLVDDEPLELDQLEYLIQPMFPLWKFYKAADGSQAMAISQKVPLHLAFLDINLPGKSGLVLGEELRAQHKDIELIIVTAYQDFHYAKQSIRLGVVDYITKPVIESELVDILKKYQKSPALSAYTRIISDAMNIIHQKFAEKLNLADLAAEVHINPTYLSRRFHEEVGVSFSEYLMQYRIQMSKKFLIAHPDWSISTVAERTGFNSQHYFSTIFRKVVGKTPKEYRDKGNVS
- a CDS encoding transporter, producing the protein MTYLSFREYMVGAAKIGIGLGVVSILARWVTGNTIFGSPEALVKYGIFGGIGFALMGAFALSMFGLLGRKVRRELSEGMTIGDYMRDKLHPFGYWLMIIILLITTIEAMFVQGMAGGVLLNILFGLPIPLGLLCFFGFCVLFAGIGGIRSIHRFAIVQIVITFAAIILIPVYFFVGKGVEHVYNGLRLYHPYLLVLNNNEGLFFIITGLLIGFGQVFVDQASWQRLYMMEEKKIVPTFLVSGLIFATVPLAFSSLIIIVLFTGGFDDIYSLLFDLVRKIDTMILLVLFVLCAFGAIMSAFGAGLHSMISLMVNNVYQLFRPDSSERQKIRLGYILAIAIGALSYGLTIYFQPTLLDLLFFFGIIYASLFLPVVVIVLTKGKAPTFILISAVMGFVAGYSSRMYVDPMMAIWIASLCTALVLTAYLSMTWLWKRYIRTPDHTR